Proteins encoded together in one Halomarina salina window:
- a CDS encoding LEA type 2 family protein, whose translation MGVRRALFGTKKRVVLTVLLVLVTSVVGAYMLGIVGTPAVTGVENRFGAVDDNETTIHTDLGVSNPNPVGVQLGGASVAYTVWMNDVEMAEGGRDGLDLPRGDSTIGFTTQMDNERIPAWWVSHIRNDERTTVNIDATAHSSTLGRSFDLPQERTIRTNLIGQFRSTEDREVNANHRLISDPVLVVRETDARWGNVTERRTPIDMSMTVYNPKTVPYVVTEIGYNVTMNDVRVGNGTTDEVYTIPGGTEKTLDATTAIENDRLDEWWVSHLQNDQRTDLRITFHAKVELPNGDTLRVPLDALTYTRTIETDIFGTKNASTAAGSAANGSGSDSTATPASGATTTGTTATATTTDDGGLLGDGSTDATDTASTPEPTDRTATDSTPTTTETLLGGGSGTDGDPTTTDGSGGNGGTDGGGNGTETDDGGLLGAVRAAASHGMLNSLVT comes from the coding sequence ATGGGAGTTCGGCGGGCACTGTTCGGAACGAAGAAGCGAGTCGTCCTGACCGTCCTGCTGGTCCTCGTCACGAGCGTCGTGGGGGCGTACATGCTGGGCATCGTCGGCACGCCGGCGGTGACGGGCGTCGAGAACCGGTTCGGCGCGGTCGACGACAACGAGACCACCATCCACACGGACCTGGGGGTGTCGAACCCGAACCCCGTCGGCGTCCAGCTGGGCGGCGCGTCGGTGGCGTACACCGTCTGGATGAACGACGTCGAGATGGCCGAGGGCGGCCGTGACGGCCTCGACCTGCCGCGGGGCGACTCGACCATCGGGTTCACGACGCAGATGGACAACGAACGCATCCCGGCGTGGTGGGTGAGCCACATCCGCAACGACGAGCGGACCACCGTGAACATCGACGCCACGGCTCACTCCTCGACGCTCGGCCGCTCGTTCGACCTGCCCCAGGAGCGGACCATCCGGACGAACCTCATCGGGCAGTTCCGTTCGACGGAGGACCGCGAGGTGAACGCGAACCACCGCCTGATCTCTGACCCGGTCCTCGTCGTCCGGGAGACGGACGCCCGGTGGGGGAACGTCACCGAGCGCCGGACGCCCATCGACATGTCGATGACCGTCTACAACCCGAAGACCGTCCCCTACGTCGTCACCGAGATCGGCTACAACGTGACGATGAACGACGTGCGCGTCGGCAACGGGACGACCGACGAGGTGTACACCATCCCCGGCGGCACCGAGAAGACGCTCGACGCGACGACGGCCATCGAGAACGACCGCCTCGACGAGTGGTGGGTGAGCCACCTGCAGAACGACCAGCGCACGGACCTGCGCATCACGTTCCACGCGAAGGTCGAGTTGCCCAACGGCGACACCCTCCGAGTCCCGCTGGACGCGCTGACCTACACCCGCACCATCGAGACGGACATCTTCGGGACCAAGAACGCGAGTACGGCGGCCGGGAGCGCGGCGAACGGGTCCGGTAGCGACTCGACCGCGACGCCTGCCTCTGGAGCCACGACCACGGGGACGACGGCGACGGCGACGACAACCGACGACGGGGGACTGCTCGGTGACGGTTCCACCGACGCGACCGACACCGCGTCCACCCCCGAACCGACCGACCGCACCGCGACTGACTCGACTCCGACGACGACGGAGACGCTCCTCGGCGGGGGGTCCGGCACCGACGGCGACCCGACGACGACCGACGGTAGCGGTGGCAACGGTGGCACCGACGGCGGCGGCAACGGCACCGAGACGGACGACGGCGGGTTGCTCGGTGCGGTACGTGCGGCCGCATCTCACGGCATGCTTAACTCGCTCGTCACGTAG
- a CDS encoding competence/damage-inducible protein A gives MRVAVVTVGDELLAGETVNTNASWLGEQLTARGATVERVVTLPDRVSDIARVVNEYRAEYDAVVVTGGLGPTHDDLTMESVAAAFGRPLERSEAVLEWLEAEGGYTREDLTEGTADLPKGARPLHNEVGVAPGCVVESVYVLPGVPAEMKAMFETVREEFEGTPLQVATVTVAEPESALVERFEQLRERFDVALGSYPGESVHVRLRGEDGDEVERAAAWLAERAETVEEGGSAGEVDEPDDE, from the coding sequence ATGCGAGTCGCGGTGGTGACCGTCGGTGACGAACTGCTCGCGGGAGAGACGGTGAACACGAACGCGAGCTGGCTCGGCGAGCAGCTGACCGCTCGCGGTGCGACCGTCGAGCGAGTCGTCACGCTCCCCGACCGGGTGAGCGACATCGCCCGCGTCGTCAACGAGTACCGGGCGGAGTACGACGCCGTCGTCGTCACCGGTGGTCTCGGCCCGACCCACGACGACCTGACGATGGAGAGCGTCGCCGCCGCCTTCGGTCGCCCACTGGAGCGGAGCGAGGCGGTGCTAGAGTGGTTGGAGGCCGAAGGCGGCTACACCCGCGAGGACCTGACGGAGGGGACGGCCGACCTCCCGAAAGGAGCGCGCCCGCTGCACAACGAGGTGGGCGTCGCTCCCGGCTGTGTCGTCGAGTCGGTGTACGTCCTGCCGGGCGTCCCGGCGGAGATGAAGGCGATGTTCGAGACGGTCCGCGAGGAGTTCGAGGGGACGCCCCTCCAGGTGGCGACGGTCACCGTCGCCGAACCGGAGAGCGCGCTCGTCGAGCGGTTCGAGCAGCTACGCGAACGGTTCGACGTGGCGCTCGGGAGCTACCCCGGCGAGAGCGTCCACGTCCGACTCCGCGGCGAGGACGGCGACGAGGTGGAGCGGGCGGCCGCGTGGCTGGCCGAGCGCGCCGAGACGGTCGAGGAGGGTGGTTCAGCGGGTGAGGTAGACGAACCAGACGACGAGTAA
- a CDS encoding class I SAM-dependent methyltransferase translates to MGQRRRVRDAYDDIAADYDDQRGEDGAGVLRVLLDRLGPDSRVLDAGCGGGRVGLDGLDPHHRTVGLDFSGEQLRVAAEAGRGDALVAGDMTGLPFADDAFDAVASLFAVIHLPTDDHGTALSEFARVLRPGGWLLFNTGDHEWEGANDDWLETGTRMEWSYPDPEETRRLLADAGFEVESFWDPDDERGGDFPMFLARRAE, encoded by the coding sequence ATGGGTCAACGCCGCCGCGTCCGCGACGCCTACGACGACATCGCCGCCGACTACGACGACCAGCGCGGCGAGGACGGCGCGGGCGTCCTCCGGGTACTGCTCGACCGCCTCGGCCCGGACTCGCGGGTCCTCGACGCTGGCTGTGGCGGCGGCCGGGTCGGTCTCGACGGGCTCGACCCGCACCACCGCACGGTCGGACTGGACTTCTCGGGCGAGCAGCTCCGCGTCGCGGCCGAGGCGGGCCGGGGAGACGCCCTCGTCGCGGGCGACATGACGGGGCTCCCGTTCGCCGACGACGCGTTCGACGCGGTCGCGTCGCTATTCGCCGTCATCCACCTGCCGACCGACGACCACGGGACGGCCCTCTCGGAGTTCGCGCGGGTCCTCCGACCCGGCGGCTGGCTCCTGTTCAACACCGGCGACCACGAGTGGGAAGGCGCGAACGACGACTGGCTGGAGACGGGCACTCGGATGGAGTGGTCGTACCCCGACCCCGAGGAGACGCGGCGGCTGCTCGCCGACGCCGGATTCGAGGTCGAGTCTTTCTGGGACCCGGACGACGAACGCGGCGGTGACTTCCCGATGTTCCTCGCGCGACGCGCCGAGTGA
- a CDS encoding phosphate uptake regulator PhoU: METRKVQRLGPSTLAMTLPAEWAKAYDVEKGDEVSIRIGEKGMLTVMPESVQQEESVATVHAASLDADAIERAIVAQYVLGRRVIHIEAAEGETLDSATINAVYNAETQLMGLGVIEERPESIAIRCSVDPEDFTLDNLLERLESTGSTMRNEAIRALAHSNPDLAERALNRERQANKIFVLLLRLIFTAYQNPNLTSALGLDDGFALIGYRSIAKNLELTADNAEDIAEIALSAEGHTLDVDESTMRKIREFTDSVNEITEKGVRSAVERDYDLAIEVRRLFAQINDREREILDDLPEMSNEDLLEVREVLVSLAQTAQFAVRNAEIATNLALNDESEHVTIE, translated from the coding sequence ATGGAAACACGGAAAGTCCAGCGCCTGGGTCCGTCGACGCTGGCGATGACGCTGCCCGCGGAGTGGGCGAAGGCGTACGACGTGGAGAAGGGTGACGAGGTGTCCATCCGCATCGGCGAGAAGGGGATGCTCACGGTGATGCCCGAGTCCGTCCAGCAGGAGGAGTCGGTGGCGACGGTCCACGCCGCCAGCCTCGACGCCGACGCCATCGAACGCGCCATCGTCGCCCAGTACGTCCTCGGCCGCCGCGTCATCCACATCGAGGCCGCCGAGGGGGAGACGCTCGACAGCGCGACCATCAACGCCGTCTACAACGCCGAGACGCAGTTGATGGGGCTGGGCGTCATCGAGGAACGCCCCGAGAGCATCGCGATTCGGTGCTCGGTCGACCCCGAGGACTTCACGCTCGACAACCTGCTCGAACGCCTCGAATCGACCGGCAGCACGATGCGCAACGAGGCCATCCGGGCGCTCGCCCACAGCAACCCGGATCTCGCCGAACGGGCGCTCAACCGCGAGCGACAGGCGAACAAGATATTCGTCCTCCTGCTCCGTCTCATCTTCACTGCCTACCAGAACCCGAACCTCACGAGCGCGCTCGGACTGGACGACGGGTTCGCGCTCATCGGCTACCGCTCCATCGCGAAGAACCTCGAACTCACCGCCGACAACGCCGAGGACATCGCCGAGATCGCGCTCTCGGCGGAGGGCCACACCCTCGACGTGGACGAGTCGACGATGCGCAAGATACGGGAGTTCACCGACAGCGTCAACGAGATAACGGAGAAGGGCGTCCGCTCGGCGGTCGAACGCGACTACGACCTCGCCATCGAGGTCCGCCGCCTGTTCGCCCAGATCAACGACCGCGAACGCGAGATTCTCGACGACCTGCCCGAGATGTCCAACGAGGACCTGCTCGAAGTGCGAGAGGTGCTCGTCAGTCTCGCTCAGACCGCACAGTTCGCCGTCCGGAACGCCGAGATAGCGACGAACCTCGCGCTCAACGACGAGAGCGAACACGTCACCATCGAGTAA
- a CDS encoding ATP-NAD kinase family protein — protein MRRIGVVVNPVAGMGGRVGLKGTDGMVGEARARGAEPRAPDRAREALDALRTAAEGSGESVELLTWGGVMGESAAEAAGLDHEVLGSPSGEAGEREGGRNGDPPETSADDTRAAVRAMVDAGVDLLLFAGGDGTAVDVAEVVAETESETPILGVPAGVKIYSSVFGVTPRSAGRIAATFDRSEEREVNDIDEAAYREGEVRSELRAIVRVPVANEVQSSKQLGGGSVEALAAGVAADVEPGVTYVLGPGSTVGAIERELGVEGSPLGVDVWRAGEADQDGELLVRDGSEREILDALGEENVIVVSPIGGQGFVFGRGNQQLSPAVIRRCSVVVVASPSKLDTVGELRVDTGDPDLDEKLRGWQKVRVGRFEHRLLKTV, from the coding sequence GTGAGACGCATCGGAGTCGTCGTCAACCCCGTCGCCGGGATGGGCGGGCGTGTCGGGTTGAAGGGGACGGACGGGATGGTCGGGGAGGCCCGCGCTCGCGGTGCCGAGCCGCGCGCACCCGACCGCGCCCGCGAGGCGCTCGACGCCCTCCGGACCGCGGCCGAGGGGTCGGGCGAGTCCGTCGAACTGCTGACGTGGGGCGGCGTGATGGGCGAGTCGGCGGCCGAGGCGGCCGGACTCGACCACGAGGTGCTCGGCTCGCCCTCGGGTGAAGCCGGGGAACGAGAGGGAGGTAGAAACGGGGACCCTCCAGAGACGAGCGCCGACGACACCCGCGCCGCCGTTCGAGCGATGGTCGACGCGGGCGTGGACCTCCTCCTGTTCGCCGGCGGTGACGGCACCGCCGTCGACGTGGCCGAGGTCGTCGCCGAGACGGAGAGCGAGACGCCGATACTGGGCGTTCCGGCGGGCGTGAAGATATACTCCTCCGTGTTCGGCGTCACGCCGCGGTCGGCGGGGCGTATCGCCGCGACGTTCGACCGGAGCGAGGAGCGCGAGGTCAACGACATCGACGAGGCCGCCTACCGGGAGGGCGAGGTCCGGTCCGAACTCCGGGCCATCGTCCGCGTCCCCGTCGCGAACGAGGTGCAGTCCTCGAAGCAACTCGGCGGCGGGAGCGTCGAGGCGCTGGCGGCGGGCGTCGCCGCGGACGTCGAACCGGGCGTCACCTACGTCCTCGGACCGGGGAGCACGGTCGGCGCTATCGAGCGCGAGCTCGGCGTCGAGGGGTCGCCGCTGGGCGTCGACGTCTGGCGGGCCGGGGAGGCCGACCAGGACGGCGAACTCCTCGTGCGCGACGGCAGCGAGCGCGAGATTCTCGACGCACTGGGCGAGGAGAACGTGATAGTCGTCTCGCCCATCGGCGGACAGGGGTTCGTGTTCGGGCGTGGCAACCAGCAACTCTCCCCAGCCGTGATTCGTCGATGCTCGGTCGTCGTCGTCGCCTCGCCGTCGAAACTCGATACCGTCGGCGAACTCCGCGTCGACACCGGCGACCCTGACCTCGACGAGAAGCTACGGGGCTGGCAGAAGGTCCGCGTCGGGCGGTTCGAGCACCGCCTGCTGAAGACGGTGTGA
- a CDS encoding glycosyltransferase, whose translation MRPDVAVFTDTYLPTVNGVTYTIQTWRDRWVRRGGYMGVVYPGSDHDPDPFEYPVASLPFPFYDGFRIAPPWIPEGVADVDLVHSHTPFCLGLSGLAHARRNDLPFVASFHTPTSEYANYLSNSSLATVISSVADRYENVYLQQADRIVTPSPSARRRLRDRGIEVPVTVVPNGIDVERFSPSDGEAFRERHGLSGTLVGYIGRHGYEKRLADIVEACERVDREVTVVIAGDGPARSSLEDRAEESPLDVRFLGFLDRDEMPAFYSALDVFGHPSPVETEGLVALEANACGTPVVGVEAGGLADTVRDGETGVHYPFGDMDAFADGIERALDDRDRLHDACLARRDEMSVEHAVDRLETVYTEVIDEYTADVETPN comes from the coding sequence ATGCGTCCCGACGTCGCCGTCTTCACCGACACGTACCTGCCGACGGTGAACGGCGTGACCTACACCATCCAGACGTGGCGCGACCGCTGGGTCCGCCGCGGCGGGTACATGGGCGTCGTCTACCCCGGCAGCGACCACGACCCGGACCCGTTCGAGTACCCCGTCGCGAGCCTCCCGTTCCCGTTCTACGACGGCTTCCGCATCGCCCCGCCGTGGATCCCGGAGGGCGTCGCCGACGTGGACCTCGTCCACTCCCACACCCCGTTCTGTCTCGGGCTGTCGGGCCTCGCGCACGCGCGCCGGAACGACCTGCCGTTCGTCGCCTCGTTCCACACGCCGACCTCCGAGTACGCCAACTACCTGTCGAACTCCTCGCTCGCGACGGTCATCTCCTCGGTCGCCGACCGCTACGAGAACGTCTACCTCCAGCAGGCCGACCGCATCGTGACGCCGTCGCCGAGCGCCCGCCGCCGCCTGCGCGACCGGGGCATCGAGGTCCCCGTCACCGTCGTCCCGAACGGCATCGACGTCGAGCGGTTCTCGCCGAGCGACGGCGAGGCGTTCCGCGAGCGCCACGGTCTCTCGGGGACGCTCGTCGGCTACATCGGTCGCCACGGCTACGAGAAGCGACTGGCGGACATCGTCGAGGCGTGCGAACGCGTCGACCGCGAGGTGACCGTCGTCATCGCGGGCGACGGCCCGGCCCGGTCGTCGCTGGAGGACCGCGCCGAGGAGTCGCCGCTCGACGTCCGGTTCCTCGGCTTCCTCGACCGCGACGAGATGCCCGCCTTCTACTCGGCGCTCGACGTCTTCGGCCACCCGAGTCCCGTCGAGACGGAGGGGCTGGTCGCCCTCGAAGCGAACGCGTGCGGGACGCCCGTCGTCGGCGTCGAGGCGGGCGGGCTCGCCGACACCGTCCGGGACGGCGAGACGGGCGTTCACTACCCGTTCGGCGACATGGACGCGTTCGCCGACGGCATCGAGCGAGCGCTCGACGACCGCGACCGCCTCCACGACGCCTGTCTCGCCCGCCGCGACGAGATGAGCGTCGAACACGCCGTCGACCGACTGGAGACGGTGTACACCGAGGTCATCGACGAGTATACCGCGGATGTCGAGACACCCAACTGA
- a CDS encoding DUF7528 family protein gives MADGIADALRESRAFVHTRSERRSDGSVVVARRRAESAGNEVVFDSSDDLRTTFDALPDRFAASDVGRVSGSRRHLLVRFFAEAPEFDCVLVSENPLCAEKGVPEE, from the coding sequence CTGGCCGACGGCATCGCCGACGCCCTGCGCGAGTCCCGCGCGTTCGTCCACACCCGCTCCGAACGACGGAGCGACGGGAGCGTCGTCGTCGCCCGGCGACGCGCCGAGTCGGCCGGCAACGAGGTGGTGTTCGACTCCTCCGACGACCTGCGGACGACGTTCGACGCGTTGCCCGACCGGTTCGCGGCGAGCGACGTCGGCCGCGTCTCGGGGTCGCGGCGGCATCTGCTGGTCCGGTTCTTCGCGGAGGCACCGGAGTTCGACTGCGTGCTGGTCTCGGAGAACCCGCTGTGTGCGGAGAAGGGCGTACCGGAGGAGTGA